The proteins below come from a single Aegilops tauschii subsp. strangulata cultivar AL8/78 chromosome 6, Aet v6.0, whole genome shotgun sequence genomic window:
- the LOC109751156 gene encoding uncharacterized protein, translating into MARGKVAECIRKRAMQRKSAGRRRSKESGASEPILPWEAGPKSWSSSSGAPSGSGNDTFECAGGGASPAHSKSWASAFLSALLRWRRLVNVLAVLWEQVVYHMMWLVESVVLVGRLCFFLMRFGFKQL; encoded by the coding sequence ATGGCGCGCGGGAAGGTGGCCGAGTGCATACGGAAGCGTGCGATGCAGAGGAAGTCAGCGGGCAGGCGCCGGAGCAAGGAGAGCGGGGCGTCCGAGCCGATACTGCCGTGGGAGGCGGGGCCGAAGAGCTGGAGCAGCTCCAGCGGGGCGCCTAGCGGGAGCGGGAATGATACGTTCGAGTGCGCCGGTGGCGGCGCGTCACCGGCGCACTCGAAGTCCTGGGCGAGCGCCTTCTTGTCGGCACTTTTGCGGTGGCGGCGGCTCGTGAACGTGCTGGCCGTGCTGTGGGAGCAGGTGGTGTACCACATGATGTGGCTGGTGGAGTCCGTGGTGTTGGTGGGAAGGCTCTGCTTCTTCCTCATGCGCTTCGGCTTCAAGCAGCTCTGA